A single region of the Pseudorhodoplanes sp. genome encodes:
- a CDS encoding pyridoxamine 5'-phosphate oxidase family protein, producing MQPNADFDPKKAVRKLLRESRSGALATLLPDSGSPYCSLVNVATAFDGAPLLLISNLALHTRNILADDRVSLMLDERKEGDPLQGARVTLTGRAGVTQDQNDVRRYLARQPESEMFAGFADFAFYRIAIDGAHLVAGFGRIIDLKPADILVDLVGADDLLAAEASAVAHMNTDHADAVRLYATKLLGAPDGDWSCVGFDPEGMELQNGRTALRLSFPQRIAGAGQLRQVLKQLAEDARKKS from the coding sequence ATGCAGCCAAACGCGGATTTCGACCCCAAAAAAGCGGTTCGCAAGCTTTTGCGGGAAAGCCGCTCCGGGGCCCTTGCGACGCTGTTGCCGGATTCAGGCTCCCCCTATTGCTCGCTGGTCAACGTGGCGACCGCCTTCGACGGCGCGCCGCTGCTGCTGATCTCGAATCTGGCGCTGCATACCCGCAATATCCTTGCCGACGATCGCGTCTCGCTGATGCTCGACGAGCGCAAGGAGGGCGATCCGCTGCAAGGTGCGCGCGTGACGCTGACGGGGCGCGCCGGCGTGACGCAGGATCAGAATGACGTCCGGCGCTATCTCGCGCGTCAGCCGGAATCGGAAATGTTTGCCGGCTTTGCCGATTTTGCGTTCTACCGCATCGCCATCGACGGCGCGCATCTGGTCGCCGGGTTCGGCCGCATCATCGATCTAAAGCCAGCCGACATCCTCGTCGATCTTGTGGGCGCGGATGATCTTCTCGCTGCGGAAGCCAGCGCCGTCGCGCACATGAATACAGATCACGCCGATGCTGTGCGGCTCTATGCGACCAAGCTGCTGGGCGCGCCGGACGGAGATTGGAGCTGCGTCGGCTTCGATCCCGAGGGTATGGAATTGCAGAATGGACGGACGGCATTGCGGTTATCGTTTCCGCAGCGCATCGCCGGCGCCGGACAGTTGCGCCAGGTGCTGAAGCAATTGGCAGAAGACGCACGAAAAAAAAGCTGA
- a CDS encoding serine kinase: MTGSTIHASAVLIGARAMLIRGPAGSGKSRLVLGLLDAGVAGLLPLARLVTDDRACVEAVNGQLLVRPPEQLKGLIEVRGVGIRRLPFEPLAVVGWVVDLAALDADRLPQPEAETATIAGVPLARLAVAAGIEPLPLVLAALRTN, from the coding sequence GTGACCGGTTCCACCATTCATGCATCGGCGGTCCTGATCGGCGCCCGGGCGATGCTCATTCGCGGCCCGGCCGGTTCCGGAAAATCGCGTCTGGTATTGGGGCTGCTTGATGCCGGCGTCGCCGGCCTGCTTCCGCTTGCCCGGCTGGTGACCGACGATCGGGCCTGTGTGGAGGCCGTGAATGGCCAGTTGCTGGTGCGGCCTCCGGAGCAGTTGAAGGGATTGATCGAGGTCCGAGGTGTGGGAATCCGGCGCCTGCCGTTCGAGCCACTCGCCGTGGTTGGCTGGGTTGTCGATCTGGCCGCGCTTGACGCCGACCGCTTGCCGCAGCCGGAAGCGGAAACTGCGACGATTGCAGGCGTCCCCCTTGCGCGACTTGCGGTCGCAGCCGGCATCGAGCCCCTGCCTCTTGTCCTCGCCGCCTTGCGGACGAATTGA
- a CDS encoding Spy/CpxP family protein refolding chaperone — MAAPQRAAPQRHAAPPRAAPAPRAAGRPAPEWRPRAAERRQQRIEQRQQRIEQRALRRQERIERREAQRPGRAEPQDRAARAVQTQQSRAAQRQQERQLQQQERRELRQLQAKQRQELRGRNLSRGERRELRAQQRQQVQNLRAEQRENRRQALQRQQAVDQNAVARDQRRLDRRKERIEAAREGRFAARFHNRADRREARLARAAARHAWRRGKRAAFVAWFGPVFYPYAYSDIFEYTYWPYAYDEAYWAYVYDDFFDGVFWGYGNPYVEYETASIPGTTGSAPPSPRRALPRGTTRSAAQLCAEPGKGITAWPFTQIEQAVKPDGEQKRLLEELKHAAADAAAAFKASCDEDIALTPTGRLAAMTRRVEATLHAVRIVRPALDAFYNSLSDEQKARFTAIGPEELAADERKRVLREPQPDAKGCGDAKPGLVDLPIAEIEEAIRPSDAQREKLDKLSLATSSAVELLQAACPDPIPLTPSGRLEVMEKRLDALLQAARTVQPALSEFYASLSNEQKAQFNTLGQQAQRAN, encoded by the coding sequence ATGGCCGCACCACAGCGCGCAGCTCCGCAGCGGCATGCCGCGCCTCCCCGCGCCGCGCCTGCGCCGCGGGCAGCAGGACGCCCCGCTCCGGAGTGGAGACCGCGCGCCGCCGAGCGACGGCAACAACGGATTGAGCAACGTCAGCAGCGGATCGAACAGCGCGCGCTGCGGCGGCAGGAGAGAATTGAGCGCCGCGAGGCCCAGCGTCCGGGCCGTGCCGAACCGCAGGATCGGGCGGCACGCGCCGTTCAAACCCAGCAATCGCGCGCCGCGCAACGTCAGCAGGAGCGGCAGTTGCAGCAGCAGGAACGCCGCGAGTTGCGTCAGTTGCAGGCGAAGCAGCGGCAGGAATTGCGCGGCAGAAATTTGAGTCGCGGCGAGCGCCGCGAATTACGCGCGCAGCAGCGTCAGCAAGTGCAAAATCTCCGAGCCGAACAACGGGAAAATCGCCGCCAGGCGTTGCAGCGCCAGCAGGCTGTTGACCAGAACGCGGTTGCACGCGACCAGCGTCGTCTTGATCGCCGCAAGGAACGTATCGAAGCTGCACGCGAAGGCCGCTTCGCCGCGCGTTTCCACAACCGCGCCGACCGGCGCGAGGCCCGGCTCGCGCGCGCCGCCGCCCGTCACGCCTGGCGCCGCGGCAAGCGCGCCGCTTTCGTCGCCTGGTTTGGCCCTGTCTTTTACCCTTACGCCTATTCCGACATCTTCGAATACACCTACTGGCCTTACGCCTATGACGAGGCCTACTGGGCCTATGTGTATGATGATTTCTTCGACGGCGTGTTCTGGGGCTACGGCAATCCCTATGTCGAATACGAAACCGCCTCAATCCCCGGCACGACTGGCAGCGCCCCGCCCTCGCCACGACGCGCCTTGCCGCGCGGCACGACGCGATCGGCGGCGCAGCTTTGCGCCGAACCCGGCAAAGGCATTACCGCCTGGCCGTTCACGCAGATCGAGCAGGCGGTCAAGCCCGACGGCGAACAGAAGCGCCTGCTGGAAGAGCTGAAGCACGCCGCGGCGGATGCCGCAGCCGCCTTCAAAGCGTCCTGCGATGAGGACATCGCGCTGACGCCGACCGGCCGTCTCGCCGCCATGACACGCCGGGTCGAGGCGACCTTGCATGCGGTGCGGATCGTGCGGCCGGCATTGGACGCCTTCTACAATTCATTGAGCGACGAGCAGAAAGCACGCTTCACGGCGATCGGGCCGGAAGAGCTGGCGGCCGATGAGCGCAAGCGGGTGCTGCGCGAACCGCAACCCGACGCGAAAGGCTGCGGCGACGCGAAGCCAGGGCTCGTCGACCTGCCGATCGCGGAAATCGAGGAAGCGATCAGGCCAAGCGACGCCCAGCGAGAAAAACTCGACAAGCTCAGCCTCGCCACCAGCAGCGCGGTCGAATTGCTGCAGGCCGCATGTCCCGATCCTATTCCGCTAACACCCTCCGGTCGGCTGGAAGTTATGGAGAAACGCCTGGACGCGTTATTGCAAGCGGCGCGAACAGTGCAACCGGCATTGTCGGAATTCTATGCGTCGCTGAGCAACGAGCAGAAGGCGCAGTTCAACACTCTGGGTCAGCAGGCGCAGCGGGCGAATTGA
- a CDS encoding HPr family phosphocarrier protein — MSGSDGAIIRILEITNKKGLHARASAKFVQTVERYDADVKVTRAGETVGGNSIMGLMMLAAGPGTSITVEAKGRDAAEVIDAISTLIGDRFGEED; from the coding sequence ATGAGCGGCTCTGACGGCGCCATTATCCGCATTCTGGAAATTACCAACAAAAAGGGGCTGCACGCCCGCGCTTCGGCGAAATTCGTGCAGACGGTCGAACGCTACGACGCCGACGTGAAGGTCACCCGCGCGGGCGAAACGGTGGGCGGCAATTCCATCATGGGCCTGATGATGCTGGCCGCCGGCCCGGGCACCTCGATCACGGTCGAGGCCAAGGGCAGGGACGCCGCCGAAGTCATCGACGCGATCAGCACCTTGATCGGCGACCGCTTCGGCGAAGAGGATTGA
- a CDS encoding carbonic anhydrase, whose product MCNECYRPASMSRRGLLSGGAALLGAAASPFPSAFAQTAMPQNAISPDDALKRIMDGNARYAANTAANKDFSAGRAARVTGQYPVAAILSCADSRVAPELAFDQGPGDLFVVRVAGNFVNDDVLASIEYAVKFLGAPLIMVLGHSNCGAVGAAIKVLKEGAKLPGHLQEMVRDIKPAVEIAKRGKPDNLLQASIEENVRYGVRRLTTAKPIVSKLVQDKKVKVVGANYDLASGKVALL is encoded by the coding sequence ATGTGCAATGAATGTTACCGGCCTGCCTCGATGTCGCGCCGCGGCCTCTTGTCGGGAGGCGCCGCGCTGCTCGGTGCCGCCGCGTCTCCGTTTCCTTCCGCCTTCGCGCAAACCGCGATGCCGCAAAACGCCATCTCGCCGGACGACGCCCTGAAGCGCATCATGGACGGCAACGCTCGCTACGCCGCCAACACGGCGGCCAACAAGGATTTTTCCGCCGGCCGCGCCGCGCGGGTGACAGGTCAATATCCGGTCGCAGCGATCCTGAGTTGCGCGGATTCGCGTGTCGCACCCGAACTCGCCTTCGACCAGGGTCCGGGCGATCTGTTCGTTGTTCGTGTCGCCGGCAATTTCGTCAATGACGACGTCCTCGCCAGCATTGAATACGCAGTGAAATTTCTTGGCGCGCCCTTGATCATGGTGCTGGGCCACAGCAATTGCGGCGCGGTCGGCGCCGCCATCAAGGTGCTCAAGGAGGGCGCAAAATTGCCGGGCCATTTGCAGGAGATGGTGCGCGATATCAAACCGGCCGTCGAAATCGCTAAACGCGGCAAGCCCGACAATCTGCTGCAAGCTTCCATCGAGGAAAATGTACGCTATGGCGTACGCCGGCTGACGACGGCGAAACCGATCGTGTCGAAACTAGTGCAGGACAAGAAGGTGAAAGTGGTCGGAGCCAACTACGATCTCGCGAGCGGCAAGGTGGCGCTGCTGTGA
- a CDS encoding stimulus-sensing domain-containing protein, with amino-acid sequence MQRYWQTIIGQSSSSLTRRIVILNVAGLFALVMGIFYLSQSRAFFIEARVQSLLVQADIIAGAIAASATVETDAITLDPDKLLELQVGESYGPSDEAANNFEFPINPERVAPVLRRLISPTNTRARIYDHDGVLLLDSRNLYGRGDVLRFDLPAPGAEKPGFFEKQWNSIRKWLARGDLPIYQELGAANGKGYPEVAAALTGQKASVVRINSRGEVIVSVAAPVQRFRAIRGAILLSTQGADIDQMVEAERLAIFKVFLIGAAVMVILSMLLARTIAGPMRRLAEAAEHVRRRIRSRVEIPDFTKRGDEIGHLSGTLRDMTNALYSRIEAIESFAADVAHELKNPLTSLRSAVETLPLAKTKESQARLLAVIEHDVRRLDRLISDISDASRLDAELQRQESEPVDLHQLLNTVVSVANEVRHNDGISVSLAFEGGGPSAFMTPGHDSRLGQVIDNLIENARSFSSAGGNVRVTARRLKQDIEIVVDDDGPGIRPDAMEKIFERFYTDRPHQGFGQNSGLGLSISKQIIEAHGGKIRAENRLGVPTHDGAAPLVLGARFTVRLPAL; translated from the coding sequence TTGCAGCGTTATTGGCAGACGATTATCGGGCAGTCGTCGTCAAGTCTGACCCGCCGCATTGTCATTCTCAACGTCGCCGGCCTGTTCGCGCTGGTGATGGGCATTTTCTATCTGTCGCAGTCGCGCGCCTTCTTCATCGAAGCGCGGGTGCAGAGCCTTCTGGTTCAGGCCGATATCATCGCCGGCGCGATTGCCGCATCGGCCACGGTCGAGACCGACGCGATCACGCTCGATCCCGACAAGCTGCTCGAATTGCAGGTCGGCGAATCCTACGGGCCGTCCGACGAGGCCGCGAACAATTTCGAGTTTCCGATTAATCCTGAACGCGTGGCGCCGGTGCTGCGGCGGCTGATTTCGCCGACCAACACGCGCGCCCGCATCTACGATCATGACGGCGTGCTGCTGCTCGACAGCCGCAATCTCTATGGCCGCGGCGATGTACTGCGCTTCGATCTGCCGGCGCCCGGCGCCGAAAAACCCGGCTTCTTCGAGAAGCAATGGAATTCAATCCGCAAATGGCTCGCGCGCGGCGATTTGCCCATCTACCAGGAATTGGGCGCCGCCAACGGCAAGGGTTATCCGGAAGTCGCCGCGGCGTTGACCGGACAGAAAGCCAGCGTGGTGCGCATCAATTCACGCGGCGAAGTCATCGTATCGGTCGCGGCGCCCGTGCAGCGATTCCGCGCCATCCGCGGCGCCATCCTGCTGTCAACGCAGGGTGCCGACATCGACCAGATGGTCGAGGCCGAGCGGCTTGCGATTTTCAAGGTCTTCCTGATCGGCGCGGCGGTGATGGTGATCCTGTCGATGCTGCTGGCGCGCACCATCGCGGGCCCCATGCGGCGGCTCGCGGAAGCTGCCGAACATGTGCGCCGGCGCATCCGCTCGCGCGTGGAGATTCCGGATTTCACCAAGCGAGGCGACGAAATCGGGCATCTCTCCGGCACCTTGCGCGACATGACCAATGCGCTCTATAGCCGCATCGAAGCGATCGAAAGCTTTGCCGCCGATGTGGCGCACGAACTGAAGAACCCGCTCACGTCGCTGCGCTCCGCCGTCGAGACCTTGCCGCTGGCCAAGACCAAGGAAAGCCAGGCTCGCCTCTTGGCGGTGATCGAGCATGATGTGCGGCGGCTCGACCGTCTGATCTCCGACATCTCCGATGCCAGCCGGCTCGATGCCGAATTGCAGCGGCAGGAATCCGAACCCGTCGACCTGCATCAGTTGCTCAACACGGTGGTCAGCGTCGCGAACGAGGTCCGTCACAATGACGGTATCTCCGTCTCGCTCGCCTTCGAAGGCGGCGGGCCATCCGCCTTCATGACGCCGGGACACGATTCGCGTCTCGGTCAGGTGATCGACAATCTGATCGAAAATGCGCGTTCCTTCTCCTCCGCGGGCGGCAATGTGCGGGTCACCGCGCGGCGCCTGAAACAGGATATCGAGATCGTGGTGGACGACGATGGGCCCGGCATCCGGCCCGACGCAATGGAAAAGATCTTCGAGCGCTTCTACACCGATCGCCCGCACCAGGGCTTCGGACAGAATTCAGGCCTTGGCCTGTCGATCTCCAAGCAGATCATCGAAGCGCATGGCGGCAAAATCCGCGCCGAAAACCGGCTCGGCGTTCCCACCCATGACGGCGCGGCTCCGTTGGTGCTCGGCGCCCGCTTCACGGTGCGCCTGCCGGCGCTCTGA
- a CDS encoding PTS sugar transporter subunit IIA has product MIGLVLVTHGRLAVEFRSALEHVVGPQQQIEAVTIGPDDDVEQRRKDIVEAIKRVDSGDGVAVLTDMFGGTPSNLSISCMSRPKVEVIAGINLPMLVKLAKVRNEVPLPEAVAAAQEAGRKYVTIASRVLAGK; this is encoded by the coding sequence ATGATCGGCCTTGTTCTCGTTACCCACGGCCGTCTCGCCGTGGAGTTCCGTTCCGCCCTCGAGCATGTCGTCGGTCCGCAGCAGCAGATCGAAGCCGTCACTATCGGCCCCGACGATGACGTCGAGCAGCGGCGGAAAGACATCGTGGAAGCCATCAAGCGGGTCGACAGCGGCGACGGCGTCGCCGTGCTCACCGACATGTTCGGCGGCACGCCCTCCAACCTCTCGATTTCCTGCATGAGCCGGCCCAAGGTGGAGGTCATCGCCGGGATCAACCTGCCCATGCTTGTGAAACTCGCCAAGGTCCGCAACGAAGTGCCGCTGCCGGAGGCGGTCGCCGCCGCCCAGGAAGCCGGGCGCAAATACGTCACCATTGCCAGCCGGGTCCTCGCCGGAAAATGA
- a CDS encoding nucleoside phosphorylase, translated as MTGGLPRAAPPILRAKHHKSASMFNPENLLREARRQKNLPDSPVPEVCILDPDGDIVRHLSATGRAQRVEGWACYHSDMVRFTEGGRDYGIVGCAVGASYAVLLAEQMFVSGCRLLISITSSGQIKRLREPPYFILIERALRDEGTSYHYLPADRDYAEADPALVAAVAPALKQSDTPVERGASWTTDAPYRETPEAIEAARAEGILAVEMEAAALYAFGEARNKPVLCFAHVTNRMGRAGDFEKGEANGATAAITLIHAVANCWLRSR; from the coding sequence ATGACCGGCGGCTTACCGCGTGCAGCGCCGCCGATCCTGCGCGCCAAGCACCACAAGTCGGCATCGATGTTCAATCCGGAGAATCTGCTGCGCGAAGCACGCCGCCAGAAGAATCTGCCGGATAGCCCGGTCCCCGAGGTCTGCATCCTCGATCCGGACGGAGATATCGTGCGCCACCTGAGCGCCACCGGACGGGCGCAGCGAGTGGAAGGCTGGGCCTGCTATCATAGCGACATGGTTCGCTTCACGGAGGGCGGGCGCGACTATGGGATCGTGGGCTGTGCTGTCGGTGCGTCCTATGCAGTGCTGCTCGCCGAGCAGATGTTCGTTTCGGGCTGCCGCCTGCTCATCAGCATAACGTCATCCGGACAGATCAAGCGGCTGCGGGAACCGCCTTATTTCATCCTGATCGAACGCGCGTTGCGTGATGAAGGGACGAGCTACCATTATCTGCCTGCCGACAGGGATTACGCGGAAGCCGATCCGGCATTAGTCGCGGCTGTGGCGCCAGCTCTCAAGCAATCGGACACGCCGGTCGAACGCGGAGCCTCCTGGACGACCGATGCGCCATACAGGGAGACGCCTGAAGCCATCGAAGCTGCGCGTGCAGAGGGCATCCTCGCCGTCGAGATGGAGGCAGCCGCGCTCTATGCTTTCGGCGAGGCGCGGAACAAGCCGGTTCTCTGCTTCGCGCATGTGACGAACCGGATGGGGCGGGCCGGAGACTTCGAGAAGGGCGAAGCCAATGGCGCAACCGCGGCTATCACGTTGATTCACGCCGTCGCCAATTGCTGGCTGCGGTCACGATAG
- a CDS encoding NAD(P)/FAD-dependent oxidoreductase: protein MQVLVIGAGVVGLAVARAAALKGHDVIVAEAASSIGTGISSRNSEVIHAGMYYPTGSRRAQHCPRGNRMLYDFCASHGVPHKRCGKLIVATNEAERTRLEQIRAQGLTNEVDGLDIIGGNAARDMEPELFCVAALWSPSTGIIDGHAYMLALQGDIESRGGAIAFDTPVKRLSTDGKTWQVVFGGKEPGTLDVDAVVNSAGLRAQALAYKIEGYPTQRIPRLVLAKGNYFSYTGRPVFSRLIYPTPVDGGLGVHVTLDLAGRMRFGPDVEWIEEEDYNVDPGRAASFYARIRTYWPSLADDTLIPDYCGIRPKLTGPGQPPADFMIDTPADHKMPGLVNLFGIESPGLTSSLSLADEVVSYLEN, encoded by the coding sequence ATGCAGGTATTGGTGATCGGCGCAGGCGTGGTCGGTCTGGCAGTGGCGCGCGCGGCGGCGCTCAAGGGTCATGACGTCATTGTTGCGGAAGCCGCGTCGTCAATCGGCACCGGAATTTCGTCGCGCAACAGCGAGGTCATCCATGCCGGCATGTATTATCCGACCGGATCGCGGCGCGCGCAGCATTGTCCTCGCGGCAACCGCATGTTGTATGATTTCTGCGCATCGCACGGCGTGCCTCACAAACGTTGCGGGAAACTGATCGTTGCCACCAACGAAGCCGAGCGCACGCGGCTCGAGCAGATCCGGGCGCAGGGTCTGACCAACGAAGTCGACGGCCTCGACATTATCGGCGGCAATGCTGCGCGCGACATGGAGCCGGAATTGTTCTGTGTCGCGGCCCTGTGGTCGCCGTCGACCGGCATCATCGACGGCCATGCCTATATGCTGGCGTTGCAGGGCGACATCGAAAGCCGCGGCGGCGCCATCGCCTTCGACACGCCGGTCAAGCGGCTGTCGACGGACGGCAAGACCTGGCAGGTCGTTTTCGGCGGCAAGGAGCCTGGCACGCTCGATGTCGACGCGGTGGTGAATTCGGCGGGCCTGCGTGCGCAGGCGCTGGCGTACAAGATCGAAGGCTATCCAACGCAACGCATTCCTCGCCTTGTCCTCGCGAAGGGGAATTATTTCAGCTACACGGGCCGTCCCGTCTTCTCGCGTCTGATCTATCCGACGCCCGTCGACGGCGGGCTCGGCGTGCATGTGACGCTCGATCTCGCCGGACGCATGCGCTTTGGTCCCGATGTCGAATGGATCGAGGAAGAGGATTACAATGTCGATCCGGGGCGCGCGGCGTCGTTTTATGCGCGCATCCGCACCTATTGGCCCTCGCTCGCCGATGACACGCTGATCCCGGATTATTGCGGGATTCGTCCGAAGCTGACCGGCCCGGGGCAGCCGCCGGCCGATTTCATGATCGACACGCCGGCGGATCACAAGATGCCGGGGCTGGTAAATCTGTTCGGGATCGAATCGCCGGGTCTGACGTCGTCGCTGTCGCTCGCGGACGAAGTCGTTTCCTATCTCGAGAACTGA
- a CDS encoding phosphoenolpyruvate carboxykinase: MQETGIRNKAFGADKFGLKDLAAVHWNLTEAPLYEHAITAREGNIVAGGALCAETGHHTGRSPKDKHTVVDDLTRDSVWWDGNRKMSKEHFENLYLDFLAHCKGKTLFAQDLYGGADPAYRIKVRVFTELAWHSLFIRTLLIRPNQFEVESFAPEMTIIDLPSFRPDAKRHGGREGSDTMVAIDFSRKIVLICGSSYAGEMKKSVFTTLNFYLPAQGVMPMHCSANVGHNGDSALFFGLSGTGKTTLSADPNRILIGDDETGWGPNGIFNFEGGCYAKCVNLTYENEPQIWDATNRFGAILENVVFDPVTRVPDYTDISKTENTRSAYPLESIPNASRTGCAGHPKNVIFLTADAFGVMPPIARLTPAQAMYHFLSGYTAKVAGTEKGLVGVQPEFSTCFGAPFLPRPPAEYGNLFRKYITDHNVDCWLVNSGWTGGKYGEGRRMPIKATRGLVTAALDGSLKNASFRTDPYFGFAVPTSVPGIEPHLLYPMKTWKDKAAFDKTARDLVKMFQDNFTKFEDKVEADVRAAAPEVRLAAE; encoded by the coding sequence GTGCAAGAGACTGGCATTCGGAATAAGGCCTTTGGCGCCGACAAATTCGGCCTCAAGGATCTCGCTGCTGTTCACTGGAATCTGACCGAGGCGCCGCTCTATGAGCACGCCATCACGGCGCGTGAAGGCAACATCGTCGCGGGCGGCGCGCTCTGCGCCGAAACCGGTCACCACACCGGCCGTTCCCCCAAAGACAAGCACACGGTGGTCGACGATCTCACGCGCGACAGCGTCTGGTGGGACGGCAACCGCAAGATGTCGAAGGAGCATTTCGAGAACCTGTACCTTGACTTTCTCGCGCATTGCAAAGGCAAGACGCTGTTCGCGCAGGATCTTTATGGCGGCGCCGATCCGGCCTATCGCATCAAGGTGCGCGTGTTTACCGAGCTCGCCTGGCACTCGCTGTTCATTCGCACGCTGCTGATCCGGCCGAACCAGTTCGAAGTCGAAAGCTTTGCGCCGGAGATGACCATCATCGACCTGCCGTCGTTCCGGCCCGACGCCAAGCGTCACGGCGGTCGCGAAGGCTCCGACACCATGGTCGCGATCGACTTCTCGCGGAAGATCGTGCTGATCTGCGGCTCGTCATATGCCGGCGAGATGAAGAAGTCGGTGTTCACGACGCTCAACTTTTATCTGCCAGCGCAGGGCGTGATGCCGATGCATTGCTCGGCCAATGTCGGACATAACGGCGACAGCGCGCTGTTCTTCGGCCTCTCCGGCACCGGCAAGACGACGCTGTCGGCCGATCCCAACCGCATCCTGATCGGTGACGACGAAACCGGCTGGGGCCCGAACGGTATCTTCAATTTCGAAGGCGGCTGCTACGCGAAATGCGTCAATCTCACCTACGAGAACGAGCCGCAGATCTGGGACGCCACCAACCGGTTCGGCGCGATCCTGGAGAATGTGGTGTTTGATCCTGTCACGCGCGTGCCGGATTACACCGACATTTCCAAGACTGAGAATACCCGCTCGGCTTATCCGCTGGAGTCGATCCCGAATGCGTCGCGCACCGGCTGCGCCGGCCATCCGAAGAATGTGATCTTCCTCACCGCCGACGCCTTTGGCGTGATGCCGCCGATCGCGAGGCTGACGCCGGCGCAGGCGATGTATCACTTCCTGTCCGGCTACACCGCGAAGGTCGCGGGCACCGAGAAGGGTCTTGTCGGTGTGCAGCCGGAATTCTCGACCTGCTTCGGCGCACCGTTCCTGCCGCGTCCGCCGGCCGAGTATGGCAACCTGTTCCGCAAATACATCACCGATCACAATGTCGATTGCTGGCTGGTGAATTCCGGCTGGACTGGCGGCAAATATGGCGAAGGTCGCCGCATGCCGATCAAGGCGACGCGCGGGCTGGTCACCGCGGCGCTCGACGGCTCGCTGAAGAATGCATCATTCCGCACCGATCCTTATTTCGGTTTCGCGGTCCCGACTTCGGTGCCCGGCATCGAGCCGCATCTGCTCTATCCGATGAAGACCTGGAAGGACAAAGCCGCCTTCGACAAGACCGCGCGTGACCTCGTGAAGATGTTCCAGGACAACTTCACGAAGTTCGAGGATAAGGTCGAGGCCGATGTCCGCGCCGCGGCGCCGGAAGTACGGCTGGCGGCGGAGTAG
- a CDS encoding DUF1772 domain-containing protein: MFVAYQVVTVLGVVIAVALALAHALELPGKLRLPKDQYLAVQQIYYPGFTIGGAAEPLGLLLLIGLLVLTPFGSDSFWLIGAALLALAAMHAAYWLLTHPVNNFWLKDVKLKAAGAAFFGLGSRSGDHSTHEPNWTQLRDRWEYSHVLRTALGMASLILLVTAIAIGE, from the coding sequence ATGTTTGTTGCCTACCAGGTCGTAACTGTTCTTGGAGTGGTCATTGCCGTGGCGTTGGCGCTGGCACATGCGCTTGAGCTGCCCGGCAAGCTCCGACTGCCGAAAGACCAGTATCTGGCTGTTCAGCAGATTTATTATCCGGGCTTCACGATCGGCGGTGCCGCGGAACCGCTCGGCCTGCTGCTGCTGATCGGTCTGCTCGTTCTGACACCGTTCGGCAGCGATTCCTTCTGGTTGATCGGCGCCGCGCTTCTTGCGCTCGCGGCCATGCACGCGGCTTATTGGCTGCTGACGCACCCTGTGAACAATTTCTGGCTCAAGGACGTCAAGCTGAAAGCGGCGGGCGCGGCCTTTTTCGGATTGGGTTCACGCAGTGGCGATCACTCAACGCATGAGCCGAACTGGACGCAATTGCGCGACCGCTGGGAATATTCGCATGTTCTGCGCACCGCGTTGGGAATGGCGAGCCTGATCCTGCTCGTCACGGCGATCGCAATTGGGGAATAA
- a CDS encoding response regulator transcription factor produces MPTIALVDDDRNILTSVSIALEAEGYRIMTYTDGASALDGFKSSPPDLAILDIKMPRMDGMELLRRVRQKTDMPVIFLTSKDEEIDELFGLKMGADDFIRKPFSQRLLVERVKAVLRRGTPKDGSAPRETDTAKVLERGLLRMDPERHTCTWKGEPVTLTVTEFLILQALASRPGVVKSRNALMDAAYDDQVYVDDRTIDSHIKRLRKKFKVVDDDFDMIETLYGVGYRFKEA; encoded by the coding sequence ATGCCGACCATCGCTCTCGTCGACGACGACCGCAACATCCTGACTTCCGTCTCCATCGCCCTGGAAGCGGAGGGATATCGGATCATGACTTACACCGACGGCGCGTCTGCTCTCGACGGCTTCAAGTCGTCGCCGCCCGATCTTGCCATTCTCGACATCAAGATGCCGCGCATGGACGGCATGGAACTGCTGCGCCGCGTGCGCCAGAAAACCGACATGCCGGTGATCTTCCTCACCTCAAAGGACGAGGAGATCGACGAATTGTTCGGCCTGAAAATGGGCGCCGACGATTTCATCCGCAAACCTTTCTCGCAGCGGCTGCTGGTCGAACGCGTCAAGGCGGTCCTCCGCCGCGGCACCCCGAAGGACGGCAGCGCGCCGCGCGAGACTGACACCGCCAAGGTGCTCGAACGCGGGCTGCTGCGCATGGACCCGGAGCGCCACACCTGCACCTGGAAAGGCGAGCCGGTCACTCTCACCGTGACCGAATTCCTGATCCTGCAGGCGCTGGCCAGCCGCCCGGGCGTGGTGAAGAGCCGCAATGCGCTGATGGACGCGGCTTACGATGATCAGGTCTATGTCGATGACCGCACCATCGACAGCCACATCAAGCGGCTGCGCAAGAAATTCAAGGTGGTCGACGACGACTTCGACATGATCGAAACCCTTTACGGCGTGGGCTACCGCTTCAAGGAAGCCTGA